The Sphingobacteriales bacterium genome has a segment encoding these proteins:
- a CDS encoding DUF262 domain-containing protein, translated as MADKNLMTPSTASLSGLLGNGITYKVPIFQRDYSWKIDNWTDLWEDIKILLNTGKDHYMGAVVLQKIGEKQFLVIDGQQRFTTLSVLALAVIKRIQDLINGGIEPEDNAERINELRRGFLGQKDPASLHYSSKLFLNENNDPFYQRNLLQLISPQNERTLIDSDRLLWQAFDFFYKKIGELFPNATGAELATFLSKSIGDKNMFIKIEVEDELSAYTLFETLNYRGVDLTVTDLLKNYLFSLITPSDLRIAKDIWKKVATSVGIEKFPIFLRHFWISRKRLVRQEQLFKTIRTEIKTNQQVFALLNDLDNYSETYLALQDPFSIIWQGNRERIKRIREMKLFGVKQQLPLLMVAKERFTDQEFDKTLKVISILSFRYNVVGSRQANRMEELYNSVSQKIFNSTLTTAQGVFNEIRELYISDADFRNDFSTLELYSYGRSKKLARYMLFELENNMMQGGNRDYELDPATIEHILPENAGANWDQDFPQTIQANYIYRLGNYTLLEDHLNRDCEILTFDQKKPFYSKSQYQMTKDINYNDWNPTILDNRQNELARKATSIWRIPYAD; from the coding sequence ATGGCCGACAAAAATTTAATGACACCGAGTACAGCAAGTCTAAGTGGATTGCTTGGAAACGGGATAACATATAAAGTTCCTATTTTTCAGAGAGACTATTCTTGGAAAATTGATAATTGGACTGATCTGTGGGAAGATATTAAAATTCTTTTAAATACTGGAAAAGACCACTATATGGGGGCTGTTGTTCTTCAAAAAATTGGAGAAAAGCAGTTTTTAGTCATAGACGGACAGCAAAGATTTACAACACTAAGTGTTCTTGCATTAGCTGTCATTAAGAGAATTCAAGATCTAATTAATGGAGGTATTGAGCCAGAAGACAATGCAGAAAGAATAAACGAACTTAGAAGAGGATTTTTAGGGCAAAAAGATCCGGCCTCATTACATTATTCAAGTAAACTTTTTTTAAACGAAAATAACGACCCATTTTACCAAAGAAATTTATTGCAATTAATTTCACCACAAAATGAACGAACTTTAATTGACTCTGATCGTCTTTTATGGCAAGCATTTGACTTCTTTTATAAAAAAATAGGCGAACTTTTTCCAAATGCAACAGGTGCTGAATTAGCAACATTTCTCAGTAAATCAATTGGAGATAAGAATATGTTTATTAAAATTGAAGTAGAAGATGAACTTAGTGCTTATACTTTGTTTGAAACTTTAAATTATCGAGGAGTCGATCTTACTGTTACAGACCTCTTGAAAAACTACTTATTTTCTTTAATTACACCTTCAGACTTAAGAATCGCTAAGGACATCTGGAAAAAAGTAGCAACAAGTGTTGGCATTGAAAAATTTCCTATATTCTTGAGACATTTTTGGATTTCAAGAAAACGATTGGTAAGACAAGAGCAATTGTTCAAAACAATCAGAACAGAAATAAAAACGAATCAGCAAGTTTTTGCTTTACTCAACGATCTAGATAATTATTCGGAAACTTACTTGGCTCTGCAAGATCCTTTCAGTATTATATGGCAAGGTAATAGAGAAAGAATCAAACGTATTCGTGAAATGAAATTATTTGGCGTTAAACAACAATTACCTTTATTAATGGTAGCCAAAGAAAGGTTTACAGATCAAGAATTTGATAAAACATTAAAAGTAATTTCAATATTATCATTTCGTTACAACGTTGTAGGCAGTCGTCAAGCAAACAGAATGGAAGAATTATATAACTCAGTTTCACAAAAGATTTTTAATTCAACGCTAACAACTGCTCAAGGCGTATTCAATGAGATAAGAGAACTTTACATTTCTGATGCAGACTTTAGAAATGACTTTTCTACTCTCGAATTGTATTCTTATGGTAGAAGTAAAAAACTAGCAAGATATATGTTGTTTGAATTAGAAAATAATATGATGCAAGGAGGAAATAGAGACTATGAACTTGATCCTGCAACAATTGAACATATATTGCCTGAAAATGCTGGAGCAAATTGGGATCAAGATTTTCCTCAAACTATTCAAGCTAATTACATCTATAGATTAGGAAATTATACATTACTTGAAGATCATCTTAATAGGGATTGTGAGATATTAACATTTGATCAAAAGAAACCGTTTTATTCAAAAAGTCAATATCAAATGACTAAAGATATAAATTACAATGATTGGAATCCCACAATCTTGGATAATAGACAAAACGAATTAGCAAGAAAAGCAACATCAATTTGGCGTATTCCATATGCTGACTAA
- a CDS encoding 6-carboxytetrahydropterin synthase, producing the protein MVYLTRRERFNAAHRLYNVKWSEEKNRAVFGKCANHNFHGHNYDLYVTVKGTPDPDTGFIVNAHWLGKIIKEQIIEPLDHSNLNTDVPFLKDIFPSTENVVIAIWKQLVPHLEGCQLHCIKLVETENIYAEYYGE; encoded by the coding sequence ATGGTTTATCTTACCCGCCGCGAGCGATTCAACGCCGCACACCGCTTATACAACGTAAAATGGAGCGAAGAAAAAAACCGCGCGGTTTTTGGCAAATGCGCCAATCATAATTTTCACGGACACAACTACGATTTGTATGTGACCGTAAAAGGCACCCCCGACCCCGATACGGGTTTTATCGTAAATGCGCACTGGCTCGGAAAAATCATCAAAGAACAAATCATTGAACCCTTAGACCACAGCAACCTCAACACTGATGTTCCTTTTCTGAAAGATATTTTTCCTTCTACCGAAAATGTAGTCATTGCTATTTGGAAACAACTCGTGCCACACCTCGAAGGCTGCCAACTGCACTGCATCAAATTGGTAGAAACCGAAAATATCTACGCCGAATATTACGGGGAATAA
- the paaZ gene encoding phenylacetic acid degradation bifunctional protein PaaZ gives MRQLQNYICGQWVSGSGNAQTLHNAISGEAIATASSNGIDFDAMLRYARSTGGNALRKMTFQQRGLMLKSLALYLFERKEKYYPVSYQTGATRGDSWVDIEGGIGNLFAYASLRREFGAAAHYVEGDHAKLSKQGSFIGQHILVPKRGVAIHINAFNFPIWGMLEKIACNLLAGVPAVVKPATLTSFLTETMVHDIVASGILPEGALQLICGSARNLLDFVDSQDVVTFTGSADTGRKLKSHPRIISEAVPFNMEADSLNCSVLGSDVQPDMPEFELFIKEVHREIFTKCGQKCTAVRRILVPAHLMEDVQTALSQRLAKTVIGNPELKEVRMGALAGMEQREEVLSKVKLLAEYQDIVFGDLHANAQVLGADAEKGAFMAPILMRNDQPFRHTAVHEIEAFGPVSTLIPYSGNDEAIELAQMGKGSLCSSICTADDNIARDYVLGAATHHGRILVLNRESAAESTGHGSPMPLLVHGGPGRAGGGEELGGKRGVLHYLQRCAVQGSPTTLTAVSSIYQQGGKQFETPVHPFRKHFEELEIGETLFTHKRTITEADIVNFANVSWDHFYAHTDHTSLEGTVFEKPVAHGYFILSAAAGLFVDAKKGPVLLNYGLESCRFVKPMYAGNTIGVKLTVKEKIDQEKKTAEDVAKGIVKFFVEVYDETNETVAIATILTMIKKLKQD, from the coding sequence ATGCGCCAACTCCAAAATTATATCTGCGGACAATGGGTAAGCGGCAGCGGAAATGCCCAAACCCTCCACAATGCCATCAGTGGCGAAGCCATCGCCACTGCCTCTTCCAACGGCATCGACTTTGATGCTATGTTGCGCTATGCCCGCTCCACCGGCGGCAATGCTTTGCGCAAAATGACTTTTCAACAGCGAGGCTTGATGCTTAAAAGTTTAGCCCTTTATCTTTTTGAGCGCAAAGAAAAATATTATCCTGTCAGCTACCAAACCGGTGCTACACGCGGCGACAGTTGGGTAGATATTGAAGGCGGTATCGGCAATCTTTTTGCTTATGCCAGTTTGCGCCGCGAGTTTGGTGCTGCTGCTCATTATGTAGAAGGCGACCACGCCAAATTATCCAAGCAGGGTTCTTTTATCGGACAACATATTTTAGTGCCTAAGCGCGGTGTGGCAATCCATATCAACGCTTTTAACTTTCCGATTTGGGGTATGTTGGAAAAAATCGCCTGCAACTTGTTAGCCGGTGTGCCTGCTGTGGTAAAACCCGCCACCCTCACTTCTTTTCTCACCGAAACAATGGTACACGACATTGTAGCCTCCGGTATTTTGCCGGAAGGCGCACTGCAACTCATCTGCGGCTCGGCACGCAATTTATTGGATTTCGTGGACTCGCAAGATGTAGTCACCTTTACCGGCTCTGCTGATACCGGACGCAAGCTCAAATCGCACCCGCGCATCATTTCTGAGGCTGTACCTTTTAATATGGAAGCCGACAGCCTCAATTGTTCGGTACTCGGCAGCGATGTGCAGCCCGATATGCCCGAATTTGAGTTGTTTATCAAAGAAGTTCACCGCGAAATATTTACCAAATGTGGGCAAAAATGTACGGCGGTGCGCCGCATTTTAGTGCCTGCCCATTTGATGGAAGATGTACAAACTGCACTTTCGCAGCGTTTGGCAAAAACTGTTATCGGCAATCCCGAACTCAAAGAGGTGCGTATGGGTGCACTGGCGGGTATGGAGCAGCGCGAAGAGGTGCTTTCTAAAGTAAAATTGCTGGCGGAGTATCAGGATATTGTTTTTGGTGACCTACACGCCAATGCACAGGTGCTGGGGGCTGATGCCGAAAAAGGGGCATTTATGGCTCCGATACTGATGCGCAACGACCAACCCTTCCGACATACCGCCGTACATGAAATAGAAGCCTTTGGACCGGTGAGTACGCTTATTCCGTATAGCGGCAACGACGAAGCCATCGAATTGGCGCAAATGGGCAAAGGCTCTTTGTGCAGCTCCATTTGTACGGCAGACGACAACATCGCCCGCGATTATGTGTTGGGGGCGGCTACGCATCATGGTAGAATTTTGGTGCTCAACCGCGAAAGTGCCGCTGAAAGCACCGGACACGGCTCGCCGATGCCTTTGTTAGTGCATGGCGGACCCGGCAGAGCCGGCGGCGGCGAAGAGTTGGGCGGCAAACGCGGCGTGCTACATTATTTACAACGCTGTGCCGTGCAAGGCTCTCCTACTACGCTGACGGCGGTAAGCAGCATTTATCAGCAGGGTGGCAAACAATTTGAAACCCCTGTTCACCCTTTCCGCAAGCATTTTGAAGAATTGGAAATCGGCGAAACCCTCTTTACCCACAAACGCACCATCACCGAAGCGGATATTGTTAATTTTGCAAATGTGAGTTGGGATCATTTCTATGCCCACACCGACCACACTTCGCTCGAAGGCACCGTATTTGAAAAACCCGTAGCTCACGGCTATTTTATTTTGTCGGCGGCAGCAGGTTTGTTTGTTGATGCAAAAAAAGGACCCGTACTGTTGAATTACGGCTTGGAATCGTGTCGTTTTGTGAAGCCCATGTATGCCGGCAACACGATAGGCGTGAAATTGACGGTAAAAGAAAAAATAGACCAAGAGAAAAAAACAGCCGAAGATGTAGCCAAAGGAATCGTTAAATTTTTTGTGGAAGTATATGACGAAACCAACGAAACCGTAGCCATTGCTACCATTTTGACGATGATAAAAAAACTGAAGCAGGACTAA